One genomic region from Deltaproteobacteria bacterium encodes:
- a CDS encoding SCP2 sterol-binding domain-containing protein, producing MKKFESTEELKEVLGGFFVDFTRRMEERDPVVEKPGKELNDTRLVVHFELKDPDLRIIIDCEEEPIQISFNDENPKQPTAVFYVSAEDGHRFWLGGLNLPNALIKKRVVLKGPVHRMLKVLPAAKRVFPIYDRYLIDHGYDAYRLDK from the coding sequence ATGAAAAAATTCGAATCGACTGAGGAATTAAAGGAAGTCCTGGGAGGGTTTTTTGTCGATTTTACACGACGCATGGAAGAGAGAGATCCCGTCGTGGAAAAACCGGGAAAGGAATTGAACGACACCCGCCTGGTCGTTCATTTCGAGCTGAAGGACCCTGACCTTCGAATCATCATAGACTGTGAGGAAGAACCGATACAGATCAGTTTCAACGACGAAAATCCGAAACAACCCACCGCTGTTTTCTATGTGAGCGCCGAGGACGGGCACCGCTTCTGGCTCGGTGGATTGAACCTCCCCAATGCGCTCATAAAAAAACGGGTCGTCCTGAAGGGTCCCGTTCATCGCATGCTCAAAGTACTTCCGGCGGCGAAAAGGGTTTTTCCCATCTACGATCGGTATCTCATCGATCACGGTTATGATGCGTACCGCCTGGATAAATAG